ACCCCCACCGCGAACATCCTGTCCGCGGCAGAGCACACCTGCGCCATGATCCTTTCCCTGGCCAGGAACATCCCGTTCGCCCACTCGTCCATGCACGAGGGCAAATGGGACAGGTCCAAGTTCACCGGGGTCGAGCTGAACGGGAAGGTCCTCGGTATCATCGGCGTAGGCCGTGTGGGAGGCGAGGTCGCCAAGAGGCTCAAGCCCTTCAACATGACCATGGTGGGGTACGACCCCTTCCTGCCGAAGGAGGTCGCAGACGAGATAGGGGTCAGGCTGACCACCCTCGAGGAGGTCATCACCACCGCGGACTTCATGACCATCCACACCCCGCTTCTGCCCTCGACCCGCAACATGATCTCGCTGGAACAGTTCAAGATGATGAAGCCCAACGCAAGGCTCGCCAACGTGGCCCGCGGAGGCATAGTCAACGAGGACGACCTCTACACCGCCCTCCACGACCACATCATCGCAGGTGCCGCCTTCGACGTATGGTGCAACGAGCCCCTGACGGACGCCGAGAAGAAGCTCCTCGAGCTGGACAACCTGGTCACCACCCCGCACCTCGGGGCCAGTACCGTCGAGGCCCAGGAGAGGGTGGCCGTCGATATCGCCAACTCCGCCGTCAAGTACCTCAGGGACGGAATAATCACCAACGCCATTAACGCACCCCGCGGAAAGCTCACCCCGGAGACGGCCCCCTACGTGCCTCTCGCGGAGAGCATGGGCGAGTTCATCCACCAGACCGTAGGGAACCAGCCCATCGAGGAGATGGAGGTGGTCTACTACGGCGGTCTGTCGACCATGGACAGCAAGATCCTCACCGTATCGGCCGTGAAGGGACTCATAAAGGGTATCGTCGGGGTCGACGGCGCCAACATCATCAACGCCCTCCCCGTCGCCAAATCCAAAGGCATCGACGTCAAGGAGTCGAAGACCGACAAGGCCACCAGCTACTCCAACCTGATAGAGGTCAAGATCATGTCCGCCGGGAAGGCCTCCTGCATCCGCGGTACCGTCTTCGGAGAGGAGCCCAGGCTCGTCAACTACAACGGTTACGCATTCAACGTCCCCCTCGCGGGAGACATGCTGTTCGTGACCTACAAGGACACCACCGGTATCGTCGGCAAGGTCGGCAGCGTCCTCGGTGCCGCAGGGGTCGACATCCAGCAGATGGCCGTCTCCACGAAGAAGGGTTCCGACAAGGCCATGATGGTCCTCCTCGTCGGCAAGACCGTGGATCAGAAGATAGTCGACGAGATCGCCAAGGCCGTCAACGGAGAGGCGAAGTTCGTAGAGCTCGCGGACAACTGACGGCGGTGCGACCATGATCACCGTAGACAACCTGACAC
The nucleotide sequence above comes from Candidatus Methanomethylophilus alvi Mx1201. Encoded proteins:
- the serA gene encoding phosphoglycerate dehydrogenase — encoded protein: MAKILVSDKLSKDGLDILEASGIPVVMKPGMTEDELCKEIVDYDALIIRSGTKVTRKVIDAAKKLRVIGRAGVGVDNVDIPYATEKGILIMNTPTANILSAAEHTCAMILSLARNIPFAHSSMHEGKWDRSKFTGVELNGKVLGIIGVGRVGGEVAKRLKPFNMTMVGYDPFLPKEVADEIGVRLTTLEEVITTADFMTIHTPLLPSTRNMISLEQFKMMKPNARLANVARGGIVNEDDLYTALHDHIIAGAAFDVWCNEPLTDAEKKLLELDNLVTTPHLGASTVEAQERVAVDIANSAVKYLRDGIITNAINAPRGKLTPETAPYVPLAESMGEFIHQTVGNQPIEEMEVVYYGGLSTMDSKILTVSAVKGLIKGIVGVDGANIINALPVAKSKGIDVKESKTDKATSYSNLIEVKIMSAGKASCIRGTVFGEEPRLVNYNGYAFNVPLAGDMLFVTYKDTTGIVGKVGSVLGAAGVDIQQMAVSTKKGSDKAMMVLLVGKTVDQKIVDEIAKAVNGEAKFVELADN